A genomic window from Ruminiclostridium cellulolyticum H10 includes:
- a CDS encoding DNA/RNA non-specific endonuclease, which translates to MRNYIIAFLVIIALLTGCSVENLPERNESTSTLTKNSASLTSASPSENKTNIPGKATVQEPSKPIESAPTEGKYKEIKVAGGDTSGTRKPMVVVDIGYGSRVYWAYTNKFGQLIRVTAKEIILQDAKTEPVLKNGRYYPDEAKVPGTERADLDQGHVIADSLGGVSNAYNITPQNSVLNRHGDQAYMEKNIRDAGGCTNFEAIITYPNTKTQIPSHYRYTYTIKGNVIKDDFANVDPDEANKSLNEKPKETPKTTPKPSTTDKNHNIDSIDKNHNGKVSIAEAKAAGFKMPITKDHWLYKYMDDRDGDGMVGE; encoded by the coding sequence TTGAGAAATTACATAATAGCTTTTTTAGTGATAATAGCGTTGTTAACAGGCTGTTCTGTGGAGAACTTACCAGAGCGGAATGAATCAACTTCGACATTAACAAAAAATAGTGCTTCGTTAACATCTGCCTCTCCGAGTGAAAACAAAACAAATATACCGGGCAAGGCTACGGTTCAAGAACCGAGTAAACCTATAGAATCCGCTCCTACTGAAGGAAAGTACAAGGAAATTAAAGTGGCTGGAGGGGATACAAGCGGAACTCGAAAACCTATGGTAGTAGTTGATATTGGATACGGGAGTAGGGTTTACTGGGCCTACACCAACAAATTTGGACAATTGATCAGGGTTACGGCTAAGGAGATTATTCTCCAAGATGCAAAAACGGAGCCTGTACTGAAAAATGGCCGTTACTATCCTGATGAAGCAAAGGTTCCCGGCACGGAGCGGGCAGACCTTGATCAGGGACATGTAATTGCAGACTCTTTGGGAGGTGTATCCAATGCCTACAATATAACGCCGCAGAACAGTGTATTAAATCGCCATGGTGACCAGGCATATATGGAAAAGAATATTAGAGATGCAGGTGGCTGCACAAATTTTGAAGCTATCATCACTTATCCCAATACAAAGACACAGATTCCGAGTCACTATCGTTACACCTATACCATAAAGGGAAATGTTATAAAGGATGATTTTGCCAACGTGGATCCTGATGAGGCGAATAAGTCTTTGAACGAAAAACCGAAAGAAACGCCAAAGACTACTCCCAAACCGTCTACTACAGATAAGAATCATAACATTGATTCTATAGACAAAAATCACAACGGTAAGGTGTCGATAGCTGAAGCAAAGGCAGCCGGGTTTAAGATGCCAATCACAAAGGATCACTGGTTGTATAAATATATGGATGACCGTGATGGAGACGGTATGGTTGGAGAATAA
- a CDS encoding IS481-like element ISCce1 family transposase, with amino-acid sequence MTAQDRIVKNKMSLIELAEYLQNVSEACKIHGVSRQHFYDIKKAYEENGLEGLKDKTRRKPCMKNRVAPETEEAVLRIAYEKPAYGQLRASNELRKQGVLVSAGGVRSIWQRYNIETFDKRLKKLEEKAAKEGILYTEDQLAALEKAQQEKNISIDEIDTQHPGYLLAQDTFYVGYIKGVGRIYQQTAIDTYSAVGFAKLYTAKVPVTAADILNDRVLPFFENHMIPIMRVLTDRGTEYCGAPEKHLYELFLQMNDIEHTMTKAKSPQTNGICERFNQTILNEFYKPAFRRTMYKSVEQMQEDLDFYMLEYNEERTHQGKRCKGKTPMQTFLDSLPLAREKLLNDPAS; translated from the coding sequence ATGACAGCACAAGATCGTATAGTTAAAAACAAAATGAGCCTGATTGAGTTGGCCGAATATCTTCAAAACGTAAGTGAAGCATGTAAAATTCATGGAGTCAGCAGACAGCACTTCTATGATATTAAGAAAGCTTACGAGGAAAATGGTCTGGAAGGATTAAAGGACAAGACCAGAAGAAAGCCTTGTATGAAAAACAGGGTTGCTCCAGAAACTGAGGAAGCCGTATTAAGAATAGCATATGAAAAGCCGGCATACGGGCAGCTCAGGGCAAGTAACGAACTGAGAAAACAAGGAGTTCTTGTATCAGCCGGAGGGGTAAGATCAATCTGGCAGAGATATAATATAGAAACCTTTGACAAGAGACTCAAAAAGCTTGAAGAAAAGGCTGCCAAGGAAGGCATACTTTACACTGAAGATCAGCTCGCTGCTCTGGAAAAGGCACAGCAGGAAAAGAATATATCCATAGACGAGATAGATACCCAGCACCCGGGATATTTGCTGGCACAGGACACTTTCTATGTGGGCTATATCAAAGGTGTTGGACGTATATATCAGCAAACTGCCATAGATACTTATTCGGCAGTGGGATTCGCAAAATTATATACAGCCAAGGTACCAGTAACAGCAGCAGATATATTAAATGACAGAGTCTTACCGTTCTTTGAGAATCATATGATACCGATAATGAGAGTACTCACAGACAGAGGAACGGAGTACTGTGGAGCACCTGAGAAACACTTGTATGAGTTATTTCTGCAGATGAACGACATTGAGCACACAATGACAAAGGCTAAAAGCCCTCAAACAAACGGTATATGCGAGCGTTTTAACCAAACAATTCTGAATGAATTTTATAAACCCGCATTCCGAAGGACAATGTATAAATCAGTTGAACAAATGCAGGAGGATTTGGATTTTTATATGCTGGAATACAACGAAGAGCGAACACATCAGGGGAAAAGGTGTAAAGGCAAGACGCCGATGCAGACATTTCTTGACAGCTTGCCTCTTGCCCGAGAGAAGCTCCTGAATGATCCTGCGAGTTAA
- a CDS encoding MarR family winged helix-turn-helix transcriptional regulator gives MNEQPNIDIRRFVETFEKLARAERRKQSLFGLKQSEVRVLLCIEQLSHENKQIITVSEISKKMLVTSPTVTELIKSLSTNGYIERCVDPQDKRVSDIKLTDKGEKIVQKLITYFTSLFSGLIEKIGVEQSETLLDLLDQVCLYLNETNLESY, from the coding sequence TTGAACGAACAACCAAATATAGATATCAGAAGATTTGTGGAGACCTTTGAGAAATTAGCAAGAGCTGAACGACGTAAACAGTCATTATTTGGCTTAAAGCAAAGTGAAGTGCGTGTTTTACTTTGTATTGAACAGCTTTCCCATGAGAACAAACAGATCATTACAGTTTCAGAAATCAGTAAAAAAATGTTAGTAACATCTCCTACTGTTACTGAATTAATAAAAAGCTTAAGTACCAATGGATATATTGAACGCTGTGTTGACCCTCAGGATAAGCGAGTCTCTGATATAAAATTAACCGATAAAGGGGAAAAAATAGTACAGAAATTAATAACCTACTTTACCTCTTTATTTTCCGGACTTATTGAAAAAATAGGAGTAGAACAGAGCGAAACTTTACTAGATTTGTTAGATCAAGTATGTCTTTATCTTAATGAAACAAACCTAGAAAGTTACTAA
- a CDS encoding MDR family MFS transporter, with amino-acid sequence MIALMATMFFAAINQTIISAALPKVIAQLGGMDYYSWVITGYMLTSTISTVIFGKLSDIYGRKIFLLSGIIIFLIGSFLTGLSANIFQMIAFRGIQGIGGGILMSISLTAVGDLYPPQERAKWTGVMMSIFGISSILGPVLGGVMVDYVAWKWLFWIFLPLGVIALIMIWSLFPKLSGNSSESIDYLGSIFLALSITSLLLGFSWAGTKYAWALPQSLGLFAATLVGILVLILIERNAKSPVMPLSMFKNKGVTISFVASFVMSGGMMGAMSYIPFFIQGVKGHSATTSGLLNIPMSLMMIIFSTLVGRWMSKYGNYRLFAVLGLGIMSASMIIMANMNNIVWAAISLIIFGVGLGFGMTVFTTTAQNSAPTSQLGVVTASCTLFRNLGGTIFIAIFGSIMNTSMARNMEKVMSSGSGIDLTKLDVETAEKFKAMANPQLLLDNTKLEAIQASMPEQVQLLFSKVMDLVRTVMGDALTSVFYIGALLLLVGVVLSLFLKVQTADKDNNEEFEEKEEAAA; translated from the coding sequence ATGATAGCACTAATGGCTACCATGTTTTTCGCAGCAATAAATCAAACAATAATAAGTGCTGCATTGCCAAAAGTTATTGCCCAATTAGGAGGAATGGATTACTACTCATGGGTAATTACTGGTTACATGCTTACCTCAACAATCTCTACTGTTATATTTGGAAAGTTATCTGATATCTATGGAAGAAAGATATTTTTGCTATCAGGAATTATTATCTTCTTAATAGGTTCTTTTTTAACCGGCTTGTCAGCTAATATTTTTCAAATGATAGCATTTCGTGGGATTCAAGGAATTGGTGGAGGCATTTTAATGTCAATTTCACTTACAGCTGTAGGTGATTTATACCCACCACAAGAAAGAGCTAAGTGGACAGGTGTTATGATGTCGATCTTTGGTATTTCCAGCATCCTCGGACCAGTTCTTGGAGGCGTTATGGTTGATTATGTCGCATGGAAATGGTTGTTTTGGATATTTCTTCCCCTAGGTGTCATTGCCCTAATCATGATTTGGAGCCTGTTTCCTAAACTATCGGGGAATTCCTCTGAATCAATTGATTATTTGGGCTCAATTTTCCTGGCACTTTCAATTACCAGCTTACTTTTGGGATTCTCATGGGCTGGGACAAAATATGCTTGGGCATTACCACAAAGTTTAGGTCTCTTTGCTGCAACTTTAGTGGGAATTTTAGTTCTTATTCTTATTGAACGCAATGCCAAAAGTCCCGTTATGCCCCTTTCTATGTTTAAAAACAAGGGTGTGACTATTTCTTTCGTAGCAAGTTTTGTTATGAGTGGTGGAATGATGGGTGCTATGTCATATATCCCATTCTTTATCCAGGGTGTAAAAGGGCATTCAGCAACAACATCCGGTTTATTGAATATCCCAATGTCTCTTATGATGATCATTTTTAGTACATTAGTGGGGCGTTGGATGTCAAAATATGGTAATTATAGGTTGTTTGCAGTGCTTGGTTTAGGTATAATGAGTGCAAGTATGATTATAATGGCAAATATGAATAACATTGTATGGGCTGCCATAAGCTTGATTATTTTTGGTGTAGGTCTGGGATTCGGTATGACAGTATTTACAACAACAGCCCAGAATTCAGCTCCTACTTCACAGCTCGGTGTAGTTACAGCTTCTTGTACACTATTTCGTAATCTGGGAGGTACCATTTTCATTGCAATATTTGGTTCTATCATGAATACATCAATGGCAAGAAATATGGAAAAAGTAATGTCCTCCGGCTCTGGAATAGATCTTACAAAACTAGATGTTGAAACTGCAGAAAAATTTAAAGCTATGGCTAATCCTCAATTATTGCTGGATAATACTAAACTTGAAGCGATACAAGCGAGCATGCCTGAACAAGTTCAGCTGTTATTTTCAAAGGTGATGGACTTAGTCAGAACTGTAATGGGCGATGCATTAACAAGTGTATTTTATATAGGTGCTTTACTCTTGCTTGTGGGTGTTGTACTTTCATTATTTTTGAAAGTACAAACTGCTGATAAAGATAATAATGAAGAATTTGAAGAAAAAGAAGAAGCTGCAGCATAA
- a CDS encoding cysteine synthase family protein codes for MSLKEKISEVTFSNEVGNTKMVKIANLLKNSSSNIYAKCEYLNPSGSHKDRTFNYIIEQLEKRGEISPGMTLVDCSTGNGGGALARCGKLKGYKIIVFMPEGMTEERISQIKSFDAEIIETPREKFLNGSVEAAGEYARIHENCYFLDQASNPLNREAWDNCGKEIVKSFDSLGEKVDYFICAIGTGGTFSGIAKQLKIYYPDIITVGIEVDKSAPLFSKRHNKEFKHKHHNMMGLGAGVLSSNTDENLVDIIETVSGEDSWTMMKKVIQDENLQIGPTSGANILMSLKYAKEYGSKNIVTVLFDSAWKYYSRWDGVYPEYQNLNL; via the coding sequence ATGAGTTTAAAGGAAAAAATTTCTGAAGTTACTTTTTCAAATGAAGTCGGAAATACTAAAATGGTTAAAATAGCTAACCTCTTAAAAAACTCTAGTAGTAATATTTATGCGAAATGCGAATACCTAAATCCGTCTGGAAGTCATAAAGATAGAACCTTTAACTATATTATAGAACAACTTGAAAAAAGAGGAGAAATATCCCCAGGTATGACATTAGTTGATTGCTCCACAGGCAATGGAGGCGGTGCTTTAGCTCGATGCGGTAAATTAAAAGGTTATAAGATTATTGTGTTTATGCCTGAGGGAATGACAGAAGAACGTATTAGTCAGATTAAAAGTTTTGATGCCGAAATTATTGAAACTCCTAGAGAAAAGTTTTTAAACGGTTCAGTTGAAGCTGCTGGAGAATATGCAAGAATACACGAAAATTGTTATTTTCTTGATCAAGCATCTAATCCGCTTAATCGTGAAGCTTGGGATAATTGTGGTAAAGAGATAGTTAAATCCTTTGATTCTTTAGGAGAAAAAGTCGATTATTTTATTTGTGCTATTGGAACGGGAGGAACATTTTCAGGTATAGCCAAACAATTAAAAATTTACTATCCGGATATTATTACTGTAGGGATTGAAGTTGACAAATCAGCTCCACTTTTTTCTAAGCGACATAATAAAGAATTTAAACATAAGCATCATAACATGATGGGTTTGGGAGCCGGAGTGCTTTCTTCGAATACTGATGAAAATTTAGTTGACATAATTGAGACAGTATCTGGTGAAGATTCTTGGACAATGATGAAAAAAGTAATTCAAGACGAAAATCTACAAATAGGCCCTACTTCTGGTGCTAATATTCTTATGAGCTTAAAATATGCAAAGGAATATGGTAGTAAAAATATAGTAACAGTATTATTTGACTCTGCTTGGAAGTATTATAGCCGTTGGGATGGGGTCTATCCCGAATATCAAAATTTAAATTTATAA
- a CDS encoding adenine phosphoribosyltransferase, with amino-acid sequence MLLKEIYENAKVVSSGKHFTTVNEFTDQIPALRPRVLWEAALKISQICDFKADKIVTEEDKGTPLATVVSLISGLPMAIARWYNYSLEEESQIAVNIDSEYFNGKLFLNGVNKKDKVIIIDDTLSTGGTIVSLVKAIRESGAEVVDVVCVIEKEGYGGRERVLESTGIEVKTIHKILVNQNGVKVIS; translated from the coding sequence ATGCTACTAAAAGAAATATATGAAAATGCCAAAGTTGTTTCTTCAGGAAAGCATTTTACTACTGTAAATGAGTTTACAGATCAGATACCAGCCTTGAGGCCTCGTGTATTATGGGAAGCCGCACTTAAAATTTCTCAGATTTGTGATTTTAAAGCCGATAAAATAGTAACTGAAGAAGATAAGGGTACACCGCTCGCAACTGTTGTATCATTAATATCCGGATTACCGATGGCAATAGCTCGTTGGTATAATTATTCCTTGGAAGAAGAATCTCAAATTGCGGTGAATATAGATTCTGAATATTTTAATGGAAAACTATTCCTAAATGGGGTAAATAAAAAAGACAAAGTAATAATTATTGACGATACGCTTAGTACAGGAGGTACGATAGTATCGTTAGTAAAAGCTATTAGAGAATCCGGTGCTGAAGTTGTGGATGTAGTTTGTGTTATTGAAAAAGAAGGATATGGCGGAAGGGAACGAGTTCTAGAAAGTACAGGGATCGAGGTAAAGACAATACATAAGATTCTTGTGAATCAGAATGGAGTTAAAGTGATTAGTTAA
- a CDS encoding YggS family pyridoxal phosphate-dependent enzyme: MNQESILNQYKLIVQNIEKSAEKVKRDAKNINLLAVSKFHEVNKIIPLLEIGHCHFGESRVQEAKSKWIDLKKLYPQTILHLIGPLQTNKVKDAIQLFDIIETLDREKLAEKIADELRKTGKNPKIFIQVNIGMEVQKSGIAPEELKMFLNKCRNDYALDIKGLMCIPPAGEDSVKYFLDLYNLAQKNGLEEISMGMSDDYQEAILSGATQVRIGSSLFGKRNYT; the protein is encoded by the coding sequence TTGAATCAGGAATCAATTTTAAATCAATATAAACTAATTGTACAAAATATTGAGAAATCTGCAGAAAAGGTAAAAAGAGATGCTAAAAACATTAATTTACTGGCAGTTTCTAAATTTCATGAAGTTAATAAGATTATACCATTATTAGAGATTGGTCATTGCCATTTTGGAGAGAGCAGAGTTCAAGAAGCAAAAAGTAAATGGATAGATTTGAAAAAACTATATCCACAAACAATATTGCATTTAATCGGGCCATTACAAACAAATAAAGTAAAGGATGCTATTCAGTTATTTGATATCATAGAGACTTTAGATCGTGAAAAACTTGCTGAGAAAATAGCGGACGAACTAAGAAAAACAGGAAAAAACCCAAAGATATTTATCCAGGTTAATATTGGTATGGAAGTACAAAAATCAGGAATAGCCCCTGAGGAACTGAAAATGTTCTTAAACAAGTGCCGCAATGACTATGCCTTAGACATAAAAGGTTTAATGTGTATACCACCTGCTGGGGAAGATTCAGTAAAATACTTTTTGGATTTATATAATTTAGCCCAAAAAAATGGGTTAGAGGAAATTAGTATGGGTATGAGTGACGATTATCAGGAGGCTATCCTTTCAGGAGCTACACAAGTTCGTATAGGAAGCTCACTTTTTGGTAAAAGGAATTATACCTAA
- a CDS encoding EamA family transporter, which produces MVKGIIPKLAFWQIDSKYGVIFANNYYNSGVFVMNNKHFTGVFYILLFCILSAFLDVYVGNISQNIDPILLLFCNFLILTTFFAITHKRTEIPLIKETINSWKPILMLNIAAAASWIGLFYSLKYLEPAVVGIVSAAVGPVITIVLNPFFDSGNRITKLEKTIATCIVIVISVLLYFTYGGISGIGEVSSINFIFGSICVIMCGIGMAATTLVTKKLMNERWHPSRILVSRSYIMLLISLFIILTKINQLQFSFSLIPAVLLIAFIGNIIPLYIYQLGVQRVEPFKISIMLLFLPIFTFILQLFDQRLEFSFPTLVCIIITIGFILLELIIKPKRTELKTVPSKNCAIVDAYSSGRYLAAEFKNLGYKVFHIQSVKNTPAFFKSSFIEEDFFDNIIIDNDLDKKIEQIKQLNPEFIFAGCESGVLTADMINNKLNLTMCNDYKLSKHRRNKFMMIDMLHRNGISAPKQLKSSDLNEIKEWINEHNAWPVVLKPLESAGSDNIWFCYDFNIVGKAFEKIINDVNKMGIKNESVLVQEFLDGTEYVVNTVSSNGEHVISEIVKYKKVKTEDNGILYDIDELQSSDSEIYSIMSQYINRVLNVLGVKYGPCHAEVMLTENKIPKLVEIGSRTDGILRPDVSSVTTGLGQIKLTALAYADTEEFKKYLTCPYLIKNNTINVALISHVEGTLQSLPHIEFIKSLPSFFLINLSVAVGEKIDKTKDVFSQPGTIYLVHESMDVIMQDYYKIRYYEKNGLYKVLSA; this is translated from the coding sequence TTGGTAAAAGGAATTATACCTAAATTGGCTTTTTGGCAAATTGATTCAAAGTACGGAGTTATATTTGCTAATAATTACTATAATAGTGGGGTTTTTGTAATGAATAATAAACACTTTACTGGGGTATTTTACATCTTACTTTTTTGTATTTTAAGTGCTTTTCTTGATGTTTATGTGGGTAATATCAGTCAAAACATTGATCCAATTTTACTTTTATTTTGTAACTTTCTTATATTAACTACTTTTTTTGCTATTACTCATAAAAGAACTGAAATACCATTAATAAAAGAAACAATCAATAGTTGGAAACCTATCTTAATGTTAAATATAGCAGCAGCGGCATCTTGGATTGGGTTGTTTTATTCTCTCAAATATTTAGAACCCGCTGTTGTTGGAATTGTTTCAGCAGCGGTAGGTCCAGTAATAACTATTGTTTTGAATCCCTTTTTTGATTCGGGCAACAGGATAACAAAACTAGAGAAGACTATTGCTACATGTATTGTAATTGTAATTTCAGTGCTGCTTTATTTTACTTATGGAGGAATTAGTGGAATAGGCGAAGTATCAAGCATTAATTTTATTTTTGGGTCTATTTGTGTAATAATGTGTGGAATAGGGATGGCTGCTACTACTCTTGTTACGAAAAAGTTGATGAATGAGAGGTGGCATCCGTCACGCATTTTAGTATCAAGAAGTTATATTATGTTGCTCATTTCACTATTTATTATTTTAACCAAAATAAATCAATTACAATTTTCTTTTTCTCTGATACCGGCTGTTTTGTTGATTGCTTTTATCGGTAATATTATTCCTTTGTATATCTATCAATTAGGAGTTCAACGCGTAGAGCCTTTTAAGATATCTATTATGCTTCTGTTTCTACCGATTTTTACTTTTATTCTTCAATTATTTGATCAACGTTTAGAATTTTCTTTTCCCACATTAGTTTGTATTATTATAACAATTGGGTTTATTTTGCTCGAATTAATTATTAAACCAAAAAGAACGGAGTTGAAGACAGTGCCTTCTAAAAACTGTGCTATTGTTGACGCATATTCATCAGGAAGATATTTAGCTGCTGAATTTAAAAATCTTGGTTATAAAGTGTTCCATATACAAAGTGTTAAAAATACACCAGCATTTTTTAAATCCAGTTTTATAGAAGAAGATTTTTTTGACAACATTATTATTGATAATGATCTTGACAAAAAAATAGAACAAATTAAACAATTAAACCCTGAATTCATTTTTGCTGGTTGTGAATCAGGAGTATTGACAGCAGATATGATAAATAACAAATTAAACTTGACGATGTGTAATGATTATAAATTAAGTAAACACAGAAGAAATAAGTTCATGATGATAGACATGTTACACAGAAATGGGATTTCAGCTCCCAAACAGCTAAAATCCTCTGATTTGAACGAAATTAAAGAATGGATTAATGAACATAATGCGTGGCCGGTTGTATTAAAACCTTTAGAAAGTGCCGGTTCAGATAATATCTGGTTTTGCTATGATTTTAATATAGTCGGCAAAGCATTTGAAAAGATTATTAACGACGTAAATAAAATGGGTATAAAAAATGAATCAGTTTTAGTTCAGGAGTTTTTAGATGGAACGGAATACGTTGTAAACACTGTTAGTTCAAACGGTGAGCATGTTATATCAGAAATTGTTAAATACAAAAAAGTAAAAACTGAAGATAATGGTATATTGTATGATATCGATGAGTTGCAGTCCTCTGATTCTGAAATATATTCAATTATGTCCCAGTATATCAATAGGGTTTTGAATGTATTAGGAGTAAAATATGGTCCTTGTCATGCGGAGGTTATGTTAACAGAAAATAAAATTCCCAAATTAGTTGAGATTGGTTCTAGAACCGATGGAATCCTACGTCCGGATGTCTCAAGTGTTACTACTGGGTTAGGACAAATAAAATTGACAGCATTAGCATATGCTGATACCGAAGAATTTAAAAAATATCTAACATGTCCTTATTTAATTAAGAATAACACTATTAATGTTGCACTTATATCTCATGTGGAGGGTACTTTACAATCATTGCCACATATTGAGTTTATTAAGAGTTTGCCTTCTTTTTTTCTTATAAATTTAAGTGTAGCAGTAGGTGAAAAAATAGATAAGACTAAAGATGTTTTTTCACAGCCGGGGACGATATATTTGGTTCATGAGAGTATGGATGTTATTATGCAAGATTATTATAAAATCAGATATTACGAAAAAAATGGTCTTTATAAAGTTTTATCCGCCTAA